The proteins below come from a single Pleuronectes platessa chromosome 3, fPlePla1.1, whole genome shotgun sequence genomic window:
- the LOC128437224 gene encoding uncharacterized protein LOC128437224 has protein sequence MPQIDVNVKGRRGGMRPNTWKANGPVNGHAPGTTIVNGTASHNGCPASATKNSESTPAGILNGTKPQHMVNGYMNHGHRGKYTKAAPPGTLRKRGGAVSAVSDASAGVSSRDISNGVSVNGAASLDFVALLGNCEETAPGPSLSASAAAVKDQRRRKKIRRKKRLRTLYGSDDCPLQRDPEVASVPPQEEEDWESEIQDVTVTGWEELCFGRCPYGPEDVLHFALRDLTLKQRDQVNLHLTANYTPAKRHRHPLKISWLSTPPEPGQFEDADE, from the exons ATGCCTCAGATTGATGTGAACGTCAAGGGTAGAAGAGGAGGAATGCGTCCCAACACCTGGAAAGCAAATGGTCCGGTCAATGGTCATGCCCCAGGCACAACTATTGTTAATGGAACCGCCTCTCATAATGGCTGCCCAGCTTCTGCCACTAAGAACAGTGAGAGCACACCAGCTGGCATCCTGAATGGTACCAAACCACAACACATGGTTAATGGTTATATGAACCACGGGCACAGAGGCAAGTATACTAAAGCAGCGCCCCCGGGGACGCTCAGGAAACGAGGAGGTGCTGTTTCTGCTGTGAGTGATGCCTCCGCCGGGGTCAGCAGCAGAGACATTTCAAATGGTGTCTCGGTCAATGGAGCCGCCAGTTTAGACTTCGTAGCTTTGCTTGGTAATTGTGAGGAAACAGCACCAGGGCCGAGCCTGTcggcctcagcagcagcagtgaaggaccagaggagaaggaagaagatCAGACGTAAGAAAAG GCTACGAACCCTGTATGGAAGTGATGATTGCCCATTGCAAAGAGACCCTGAAGTCGCCTCTGTGCCAccacaagaggaggaagactggGAGAGCGAGATCCAAGACGTCACAGTCACTGGCTGGGAAGAGCTGTGCTTCGGGCGCTGCCCCTATG GTCCAGAGGATGTGCTTCATTTCGCTTTGCGGGATCTGACACTAAAGCAAAGAGACCAAGTCAACCTGCATCTGACGGCCAACTACACTCCTGCCAAACGCCACCGACATCCTCTCAAGATTTCCTGGCTCTCCACTCCCCCTGAGCCAGGCCAGTTTGAAGACGCTGACGAGTAA